A genomic region of Xanthomonas campestris pv. phormiicola contains the following coding sequences:
- a CDS encoding M23 family metallopeptidase, with the protein MLVAWALGVASTPGAAGTLYAWKDANGIAHYGDHVADPQRAAAPEPLPASASTEQPLAQLRLDGQPPRQQAWADNRLDGPLQVQLRSRRADNLAAVPALPLRALLPARGSALLSRLYARDPRYANPFDLLLEAVPGDPAATPQDALYRLPFTAAPVRVEQGVGGHFSHHDAQNYYALDFALAEGTPVLAARGGTVMQVEAGFAEAGLDRETFGGRANFVRILHADGSMALYAHLAPSGVAVQPGQRVVAGQRLALSGNTGLSTAPHLHFAVQVNRGMRLESIPFRMAGALGELKLPRSEDAADGAQPVPGAAAL; encoded by the coding sequence CTGCTGGTCGCCTGGGCGCTGGGTGTCGCGTCCACCCCAGGCGCAGCCGGGACGCTGTATGCGTGGAAGGACGCCAACGGCATCGCCCACTACGGCGACCACGTGGCCGATCCGCAGCGCGCTGCGGCGCCCGAACCGCTGCCGGCGTCGGCGAGCACCGAGCAGCCGCTGGCGCAGTTGCGCCTGGATGGCCAACCTCCACGGCAACAGGCCTGGGCCGACAACCGCCTGGACGGGCCGCTGCAGGTGCAGCTGCGCTCGCGCCGCGCCGACAACCTCGCCGCGGTCCCGGCGTTGCCGCTGCGCGCGCTGCTGCCCGCCCGCGGCAGTGCGCTGCTGTCGCGGCTGTACGCCCGCGACCCACGCTACGCCAACCCGTTCGACCTGCTCCTGGAGGCCGTGCCCGGCGACCCGGCCGCCACGCCGCAGGATGCCCTGTACCGCTTGCCGTTCACCGCGGCGCCGGTGCGCGTCGAGCAGGGCGTGGGCGGCCACTTCAGCCACCACGACGCGCAGAACTACTACGCGCTGGATTTCGCCCTGGCCGAAGGCACCCCGGTGCTGGCCGCGCGCGGCGGCACGGTGATGCAGGTGGAAGCGGGCTTCGCCGAGGCTGGACTGGACCGCGAGACCTTCGGCGGCCGCGCCAACTTCGTGCGCATCCTCCACGCCGACGGCAGCATGGCGCTGTACGCGCACCTGGCGCCGAGCGGCGTGGCGGTGCAGCCGGGCCAGCGCGTCGTTGCCGGGCAACGCCTCGCGCTGTCGGGCAATACCGGCCTGAGCACCGCGCCGCACCTGCACTTCGCGGTGCAGGTCAACCGCGGCATGCGCCTGGAGTCGATCCCGTTCCGCATGGCCGGCGCGCTCGGCGAACTCAAATTGCCGCGCAGCGAGGACGCCGCGGACGGCGCGCAGCCCGTGCCCGGCGCCGCGGCGCTATAA
- a CDS encoding peptide chain release factor 3 yields MSDVTQEAARRRTFAIISHPDAGKTTLTEKLLLFGGAIQMAGSVKGRKAARHATSDWMALEKERGISVTSSVMQFPYEGKIINLLDTPGHADFGEDTYRVLTAVDSALMVIDVAKGVEERTIKLMEVCRLRDTPIMTFINKLDREGKEPIDLLDEVETVLGIQCAPVTWPIGMGQRLKGVVHLISGEVHLYEQGRNFTRQDSTIFPSLDAPGLAERIGAQMLAELREELELVQGASHPFDLDAYRAGKQTPVFFGSGVNNFGVQPLLDFFAEHAPPPQVHATTGRPVQPTEEKLTGFVFKIQANMDPQHRDRVAFMRICSGRFSAGMKTLHVRTGKDTKLANALTFMASDREIAAEAYPGDVIGIHNHGTISIGDTFTEGEALSFTGIPNFAPELFRRARLRDPLKLKQLQKGLAQLSEEGATQFFRPLMSNDLILGAVGVLQFEVVAYRLKDEYGVDASFEPVGVVTARWVHCDNPKKLEEFREKNAMNLGIDGAGELVYLAPTRVNLQLAQERAPDVRFAATREHAHSVALD; encoded by the coding sequence ATGTCCGATGTTACCCAGGAAGCTGCGCGCCGCCGCACCTTCGCCATCATTTCCCACCCCGACGCCGGCAAGACCACGCTGACCGAAAAGCTGCTGCTGTTCGGCGGCGCGATCCAGATGGCCGGCTCGGTCAAGGGCCGCAAGGCCGCGCGCCATGCGACGTCCGACTGGATGGCGCTGGAGAAGGAGCGCGGCATCTCGGTGACTTCGTCGGTGATGCAGTTCCCGTACGAAGGCAAGATCATCAACCTGCTCGACACCCCCGGCCACGCCGACTTCGGCGAGGACACCTACCGCGTGCTCACCGCGGTGGACTCGGCGCTGATGGTGATCGACGTGGCCAAGGGCGTGGAAGAACGCACCATCAAGCTGATGGAAGTGTGCCGGCTGCGCGACACGCCGATCATGACCTTCATCAACAAGCTCGACCGCGAAGGCAAGGAACCGATCGACCTGCTCGACGAAGTGGAGACCGTGCTCGGCATCCAGTGCGCGCCGGTGACCTGGCCGATCGGCATGGGCCAGCGCCTGAAGGGCGTGGTGCACCTGATCAGCGGCGAAGTGCACCTGTACGAACAGGGCCGCAACTTCACCCGCCAGGACTCGACCATCTTCCCGTCGCTGGACGCGCCCGGCCTGGCCGAACGCATCGGCGCGCAGATGTTGGCCGAACTGCGCGAGGAACTGGAACTGGTGCAGGGCGCCAGCCATCCGTTCGACCTGGATGCCTACCGCGCCGGCAAGCAGACCCCGGTGTTCTTCGGCTCCGGCGTCAACAACTTCGGCGTGCAGCCGCTGCTGGACTTCTTCGCCGAGCACGCGCCGCCGCCGCAGGTGCATGCCACCACCGGCCGCCCGGTGCAGCCGACCGAGGAGAAGCTGACCGGCTTCGTGTTCAAGATCCAGGCCAACATGGACCCGCAGCACCGCGACCGGGTCGCGTTCATGCGCATCTGTTCCGGCCGCTTCAGCGCCGGCATGAAGACCCTGCACGTGCGCACCGGCAAGGACACCAAGCTGGCCAACGCGCTGACCTTCATGGCCAGCGACCGCGAGATCGCCGCCGAGGCCTACCCCGGCGACGTCATCGGCATCCACAACCACGGCACCATCTCCATCGGCGACACCTTCACCGAGGGCGAGGCGCTGTCGTTCACCGGCATTCCCAACTTCGCCCCGGAACTGTTCCGCCGCGCGCGGCTGCGCGACCCGCTCAAGCTCAAGCAGCTGCAGAAGGGCCTGGCGCAGCTGTCCGAGGAAGGCGCCACCCAGTTCTTCCGCCCGCTGATGAGCAACGACCTGATCCTGGGCGCGGTCGGCGTGCTGCAGTTCGAAGTGGTCGCCTACCGGCTCAAGGACGAGTACGGCGTGGACGCCAGCTTCGAGCCGGTCGGCGTGGTCACCGCGCGCTGGGTGCACTGCGACAACCCGAAGAAGCTGGAGGAGTTTCGCGAGAAGAACGCGATGAACCTCGGCATCGACGGCGCCGGCGAACTGGTCTATCTGGCGCCGACCCGGGTCAACCTGCAGCTGGCGCAGGAACGCGCGCCGGACGTGCGCTTCGCCGCGACCCGCGAGCACGCGCACAGCGTCGCGCTGGACTGA